One part of the Eptesicus fuscus isolate TK198812 chromosome 20, DD_ASM_mEF_20220401, whole genome shotgun sequence genome encodes these proteins:
- the NSRP1 gene encoding nuclear speckle splicing regulatory protein 1, translating into MAIPGRQYGLILPKKAQKLHPVLQKPSVFGNDSDDDETSVSESLQREAAKKQAMKQTKLEIQKALAEDSTVYEYDSIYDEMQKKKEENNPKLLLGKDRKPKYIHNLLKAVEIRKKEQEKRMEKKIQREREMEKGEFDDKEAFVTSAYKKKLQERAEEEEREKRAAALEARLDVTKQKDLSGFYRHLLNQAVGEEEVPTCSFREARSGIKQEKPRGYSDEVTSENRIPPEKCILQTIVKVEENPDADSDFDANNSEDDELEENNKVNCRREKSIETSKNDSRHHRSQTHSRSSSEEREHGTKSHTKSSKSRGHEKREDQHQERQFRNQENYYTNRDYQKEKKDSHRHRDSHWKRHEQEDKLRGRDQRERNDREWKREKDRQKYPTREQERDRQRNDHDRHSEKGVEKEEKSKEKEEHTKARKEKYENRDREKREMTVQSSERKRDRKENSPNSRSKDMFLDQERSNKMRNVEKDKESNPEKLSSSETSLGTKHRTTEECQEMGKEQERPHETGNKFAKRNNEETVMSARDRYLARHMARVNAKTYIEKEDD; encoded by the exons ACCTCCGTGAGTGAAAGCCTTCAGAGGGAAGCTGCTAAAAAGCAAGCAATGAAACAG actaAACTGGAAATCCAGAAGGCTCTTGCAGAAGATTCCACTGTATATGAATATGACAGTATTTATGatgaaatgcagaaaaaaaaggaagaaaataatcctAAATTGCTTTTGGGAAAAGACCGAAAG ccCAAATATATTCACAACTTACTAAAAGCAGTTGAGATCAGAAAAAAGGAACaggaaaaaagaatggaaaagaaaatacagagagaACGAGAAATGGAAAAGGGAGAATTTGATGATAAAGAGGCATTTGTGACATCTGCTTATAAGAAAAAACTGCAAGAGAgagctgaagaggaggaaagagaaaagagggccGCTGCACTCGAAG CACGTTTGGATGTAACCAAGCAGAAAGATCTCAGTGGATTTTATAGGCATCTATTAAATCAAGCAGTTGGTGAAGAAGAAGTCCCTACATGCAGCTTTCGTGAAGCTAG GTCTGGGATAAAGCAAGAGAAACCAAGGGGTTATTCTGATGAAGTAACTTCAGAGAACAGAATACCACCTGAGAAATGCATTCTCCAAACTATTGTGAAAGTAGAGGAAAACCCAGATGCAGACAGTGACTTTGATGCTAACAACAGCGAAGATGATGaactagaagaaaataataaagtgaacTGCAGAAGGGAAAAGAGCATAGAGACCTCTAAGAATGACTCCAGGCATCACAGGAGTCAAACCCACTCACGGTCatctagtgaagaaagagaacatGGTACCAAAAGCCACACAAAAAGTTCCAAGTCAAGAGGACATGAGAAACGGGAAGATCAGCACCAAGAGAGACAATTCAGGAACCAGGAGAACTATTATACTAACCGTgattaccaaaaagaaaagaaagattccCATAGGCATAGAGATTCCCATTGGAAGAGGCATGAACAAGAAGATAAACTGAGGGGAAGAgaccaaagagaaagaaatgacagagaatggaaaagggagaaagacagacagaaatatcccacaagagaacaagaaagagatAGACAACGAAATGATCATGACCGACACAGTGAGAAAGGagtagaaaaggaagagaaaagcaaagagaaggaagaacatacgaaagcaaggaaagaaaaatatgaaaacagagatagagaaaaacgAGAAATGACTGTTCAATCTTCAGAAAGAAAGcgagacagaaaggaaaacagCCCGAATTCTAGGTCAAAGGATATGTTTCTTGACCAGGAGAGATccaataaaatgagaaatgtggAAAAGGATAAAGAAAGTAACCCAGAGAAACTCTCTAGTTCTGAAACATCACTGGGAACAAAACACAGAACCACAGAGGAATGCCAAGAGATGGGCAAAGAACAAGAGAGACCACACGAGACTGGGAACAAGTTTGCAAAACGGAACAATGAAGAAACTGTAATGTCAGCTAGAGACAGGTACTTAGCCAGGCATATGGCACGGGTTAATGCAAAGACAtatattgagaaagaagatgaTTGA